One window of Mangrovibacterium diazotrophicum genomic DNA carries:
- a CDS encoding FecR family protein, producing the protein MATKPTIDIKIIWKSVHGQLTTDEEKHLQDWLKEDSSHRSYYQQVKRYYQSGSSFTGSKLDLDRAWHSFEGRERSAKKRKFIQKMAIAASIAALVALISSVLIWQFQSSPEVITKKQVSLIKPGSGKATLFFDDGRTYDLTNSGNLALSEDGIIIQNTENGLAYSGGKLADGELRYNILRVPRGGEYVLTLPDGTHVWMNAESSIRYPIRFADDERKVELQGQAYFEVTHDEQRPFRVWSGNQEIRVLGTQFDLKAYQNDETITTTLVQGSVRISLKDNPEVQETLVPNEQCTFNKTENTLEKRKIETLPYISWRKGKLMFEDEELSEIMKTLQRWYDCDVVFASQRARHMKFTGTLKRYDDINEVLNKIAKTNEIKIYVNGNSIRIE; encoded by the coding sequence ATGGCAACCAAGCCTACAATCGATATTAAAATTATTTGGAAATCGGTTCATGGTCAACTGACCACCGATGAAGAAAAACACCTGCAAGACTGGCTGAAGGAAGATTCGTCTCATCGCAGCTACTACCAACAGGTCAAACGATACTACCAAAGCGGTTCTTCTTTTACCGGCTCGAAGTTGGACTTGGACCGGGCCTGGCATTCTTTCGAAGGACGCGAGCGTTCGGCTAAAAAGCGGAAGTTTATACAGAAAATGGCAATCGCCGCGTCAATCGCTGCTTTGGTTGCCCTCATTTCTTCTGTCTTGATTTGGCAATTCCAATCGTCTCCCGAAGTTATCACGAAAAAGCAGGTGAGCCTGATTAAACCGGGCAGCGGCAAAGCAACCTTGTTTTTCGACGACGGCAGAACATACGATCTTACCAATTCGGGAAACCTGGCTTTGAGCGAAGATGGCATTATCATCCAAAACACCGAGAATGGTTTGGCTTATTCGGGTGGCAAACTTGCCGATGGCGAACTTCGGTACAATATTTTGCGCGTACCACGTGGCGGCGAATATGTGCTGACTCTTCCCGATGGAACGCATGTTTGGATGAATGCCGAAAGCTCCATTCGGTATCCGATTCGTTTTGCTGATGATGAACGCAAGGTTGAGCTGCAGGGGCAGGCTTATTTTGAAGTGACACACGACGAGCAGCGGCCTTTCCGGGTTTGGTCGGGCAACCAGGAAATTCGGGTTTTGGGAACACAGTTCGACCTAAAAGCCTATCAAAATGACGAGACCATTACCACAACATTGGTGCAGGGAAGTGTTCGCATTAGTTTGAAGGACAATCCTGAAGTGCAGGAAACACTGGTCCCGAACGAACAATGCACCTTCAATAAAACCGAGAACACATTGGAAAAACGGAAGATTGAAACCTTACCATACATTTCGTGGCGAAAGGGCAAGCTGATGTTTGAAGATGAAGAGCTTTCGGAAATCATGAAAACGCTGCAGCGCTGGTACGATTGCGATGTGGTATTTGCTTCGCAGAGGGCGCGGCATATGAAATTTACCGGCACGCTCAAACGCTACGACGACATCAATGAGGTGCTGAATAAAATTGCAAAAACTAACGAAATCAAAATATATGTAAACGGAAATTCTATTCGCATTGAGTAG
- a CDS encoding TonB-dependent receptor yields MMRLTLFFLILGLLQVSATAYSQQTNLNIKMGNAKVEEVLKNIEDQSNYYFLYRSDMLKEIPTVNVDLSNAKVEQILDQILLPYGFSYEIDDRIVVIKKGDEQLNNSKPGQQQKKVTGKVTDREGISLPGVSVVVKGTTIGVITDIDGRFVLDVPQDAILLFSFMGMEPQEMVVGDQAIFDIVLKESLVDIDEVVVVGYGQMRRSDLTGSVVSVSSDAISKSVTTSVDQVLQGRAAGVQVQQNSGAPGASSSIRIRGIGSLNLSNEPIYVIDGVIIDGSTSSETSNPLSSINPSDVVTMDVLKDASATAIYGSRAANGVIIITTRRGQKGEARITYDGYMGWQEMPTKLDLLNLREYAMHKNDRAAMGIVEYDNNFVRPDLLGEGTDWQEELFNTAMMNSNNLSVAGGTEKNTYAMGIGYLDQDGIAIGSGFKRLNLRGNFDTQVKEYLKVGINFAFSNSKQKTTVSDDSLIKTALKQTPNVAVRNADGSFDGPDTDQYVQSNPVGLAMLKDNRNEKFNIRANTFMEATLVKGLTYRTEYAIDYGVGNGYKFTPTYTFGALSNEIREGSRSKSFSKYWSWRNILTFNREFGVHNINFMLGQEMQESRYEYLYGSRTGYLTNGATDLDAGDATTATNSNNSWEASIASFFGRLFYSFNDKYLLTTTLRYDGSSKFHPDNQWGWFPSAALAWKISNEDFLKDNATINNLKLRLGWGTVGNENIPANAYSYTATYVSIPTNWGTGLLAGNTPNEELQWETTYSSNIGLDLNMFQNRIEFIADVYYKKTKNLLLALPLPGYVGTEGQGATSSPWVNIGSLENKGFELTLNTVNVDKGDFQWRSNLVFSMNRNKVRSLDTETSIINKTIQEGSEITVVTRTAVDEAIGQFYGYKVIGRFEKATDFYYKNSAGELVPTALPEDMAIGENGVWIGDYMFKDMNEDGVINEEDRTFIGNPEPDFIFGIGNTFAWKGFDLNVYLTGSYGNEVVNYQRRWLENPRGNTNLLKSALGYAHLDLIDSEGPNDYRNIEIVSGDPYMPRMAASSASSTSNFRFSDRFVEDGSYLRIQSISLGYNFPRSVTNKLGVDNLKIYTNLQNVYTFTKYSGYDPEIGSTNQDALMTGIDNARYPSPRIYTFGLNVTF; encoded by the coding sequence ATGATGAGATTAACACTATTCTTCCTCATTTTGGGGTTGTTACAGGTTTCGGCCACTGCATATTCCCAACAGACGAACCTAAATATAAAAATGGGGAATGCGAAAGTTGAGGAGGTATTGAAAAATATTGAAGATCAGAGCAACTATTACTTCCTGTATCGCTCTGACATGTTGAAAGAGATTCCGACCGTTAATGTCGACCTGTCTAACGCCAAAGTTGAGCAGATTCTCGATCAGATTCTTCTTCCCTACGGTTTCTCGTACGAGATTGATGACCGGATCGTGGTGATTAAAAAAGGCGACGAGCAGCTGAATAATTCCAAGCCAGGACAGCAGCAAAAGAAAGTCACCGGTAAAGTGACTGATAGGGAAGGAATTTCTTTGCCCGGTGTTTCGGTCGTTGTAAAAGGAACGACCATTGGGGTTATCACGGACATCGACGGGCGTTTTGTTTTGGATGTTCCGCAGGATGCAATTTTGCTGTTCAGTTTTATGGGTATGGAGCCTCAGGAAATGGTTGTTGGCGACCAGGCCATATTTGATATTGTGCTGAAAGAATCATTAGTTGACATCGATGAAGTCGTCGTTGTTGGTTATGGACAAATGCGCCGCAGCGACCTAACCGGTTCGGTGGTGTCGGTTTCGAGCGATGCTATTTCCAAGTCGGTTACTACTTCGGTTGACCAGGTTTTGCAGGGACGTGCCGCGGGTGTTCAGGTACAACAAAACAGTGGTGCGCCGGGAGCGAGTTCGTCAATCCGCATTCGTGGTATTGGCTCGCTGAACCTGTCGAACGAACCGATTTATGTGATCGACGGCGTTATCATCGATGGTTCTACTTCTTCGGAAACGTCGAACCCACTATCTTCCATCAACCCATCCGACGTTGTAACGATGGATGTTTTAAAAGACGCTTCGGCAACAGCGATTTACGGTTCACGTGCGGCAAACGGTGTTATCATCATAACCACAAGGCGAGGTCAAAAAGGTGAAGCCCGGATAACCTACGATGGCTATATGGGCTGGCAGGAAATGCCAACTAAGCTTGACCTACTCAATCTGCGGGAATATGCAATGCACAAGAATGATCGCGCTGCCATGGGGATTGTGGAATACGACAATAATTTTGTTCGCCCTGATTTGTTGGGTGAAGGTACCGACTGGCAAGAGGAATTGTTTAACACAGCCATGATGAACAGCAACAACCTGTCGGTTGCAGGGGGTACTGAGAAAAATACTTACGCCATGGGAATCGGTTATCTGGACCAGGATGGTATCGCCATCGGTTCGGGCTTTAAGCGTTTGAACCTTCGCGGAAACTTTGATACGCAGGTGAAGGAATACCTGAAAGTAGGGATCAACTTTGCTTTCAGTAATTCAAAACAGAAGACTACCGTTTCGGATGATTCCTTGATTAAAACAGCCCTCAAGCAAACACCGAACGTTGCTGTTCGCAACGCTGATGGTAGTTTCGACGGACCGGATACTGATCAGTATGTACAATCAAACCCGGTTGGTTTGGCTATGTTGAAGGATAACCGAAATGAAAAATTCAACATTCGGGCAAACACCTTCATGGAGGCCACCTTGGTGAAGGGTTTGACATACAGAACTGAATATGCAATTGACTACGGTGTGGGGAATGGCTACAAATTTACTCCCACGTACACATTTGGGGCCTTGTCAAACGAAATTCGTGAAGGTTCCCGTTCAAAGAGTTTTTCGAAATACTGGAGCTGGCGTAATATTTTGACTTTCAATCGCGAATTCGGAGTTCATAATATCAACTTCATGTTGGGGCAGGAAATGCAGGAGTCGCGCTACGAGTACCTTTACGGCTCGAGAACCGGATACCTGACAAACGGGGCCACCGACCTGGATGCCGGAGACGCCACAACAGCAACCAACTCCAATAACAGTTGGGAAGCGTCTATTGCTTCATTCTTTGGACGTTTGTTTTACTCGTTTAATGACAAATATTTGCTGACAACTACCTTGCGTTATGACGGTTCTTCAAAATTCCACCCCGATAACCAATGGGGTTGGTTTCCGTCGGCCGCTTTGGCCTGGAAGATTTCCAATGAAGATTTCTTAAAAGACAATGCGACCATTAATAACCTGAAACTGCGTTTAGGCTGGGGTACAGTTGGTAACGAAAACATACCGGCCAATGCTTATTCATACACCGCAACCTATGTTTCTATCCCGACAAATTGGGGAACTGGTTTGCTTGCCGGTAACACGCCCAACGAGGAGTTGCAGTGGGAAACAACTTACTCAAGCAACATCGGTTTGGACTTGAACATGTTTCAAAACCGCATCGAGTTTATCGCCGATGTTTATTACAAAAAGACGAAAAACCTGTTGCTGGCTTTGCCCTTGCCCGGCTATGTCGGAACTGAAGGACAAGGCGCAACATCTTCACCCTGGGTGAATATTGGCTCACTTGAAAACAAAGGTTTCGAGTTGACACTAAACACGGTCAATGTTGACAAAGGCGACTTCCAATGGCGTTCAAACCTTGTCTTCTCGATGAACCGAAACAAAGTACGTTCGCTGGACACCGAAACCAGCATCATCAACAAAACCATACAGGAAGGATCGGAAATTACGGTTGTGACCCGTACGGCTGTCGACGAGGCAATCGGTCAGTTCTACGGTTACAAAGTGATTGGACGCTTTGAAAAGGCTACGGATTTCTACTATAAAAACAGCGCCGGAGAGCTTGTACCAACAGCGCTTCCGGAAGACATGGCCATTGGTGAAAATGGTGTGTGGATTGGCGATTACATGTTTAAAGATATGAATGAAGACGGTGTAATCAACGAGGAAGACCGGACATTTATCGGCAATCCGGAACCCGATTTCATCTTCGGTATCGGTAACACGTTTGCCTGGAAAGGTTTCGATTTGAATGTTTACCTGACCGGTTCGTATGGAAACGAGGTTGTGAACTATCAACGTCGCTGGCTCGAGAATCCGCGCGGAAATACCAATTTACTGAAATCTGCATTGGGTTATGCCCATCTGGATTTGATTGATTCGGAAGGCCCGAATGACTACCGCAACATTGAAATTGTAAGCGGTGATCCTTACATGCCTCGTATGGCCGCTTCATCTGCATCGTCAACTTCAAACTTCCGCTTCAGCGATCGCTTTGTGGAAGACGGTTCCTACCTGCGTATTCAAAGTATATCGCTGGGATACAATTTCCCGCGTTCGGTCACCAATAAGCTGGGGGTTGACAACCTGAAAATTTATACTAACCTGCAAAACGTATACACCTTCACCAAATACTCCGGTTATGATCCGGAAATTGGTTCGACAAACCAGGATGCACTGATGACCGGAATCGATAATGCCCGGTACCCGTCTCCCCGAATTTATACGTTTGGCTTAAATGTAACTTTCTAA
- a CDS encoding RagB/SusD family nutrient uptake outer membrane protein, translating into MKTHKLIYTLAIAFSLLATACDSFLEVSPNDQITGDNFYQSEEDFQAATAPLYNKVWFDFNDKFYYGLGDGRAYNLYAPYSDYIYPFSDLTETGLTGPLVSAWQSFYNVIQQSNRVVIGIKGSSVEDETKNKYIAEARFMRGVAYWYLASLWGDVILCEDPNELVNNPIVNTNPVDQVYEFVMRDLEFAAKYLPEQAVNDGRLTKYSAYAMLSRIYLSYAGLSGNPNSGARDSEYLDKAKKAAEVAINDGPYQLMEDYADLFMIENNNNSESIFALQWVPYLNNSTGYGVINTQQAYFAAGSEITGDDAAWGYWTRASYDILVQYESDDVRRKATWMGYGDQYDEINKANGGYTYEKTETALNVKKGVTGSTKDNAKIARMNSALNTYMMRLAEVYLNYAEAVLGNSAATTDATALGYVNELRDRAGLEDLTELTDKNLHKERRIELCMEGQYWYDLVRRAYYEQQEVINDIILQDRGTIQPFTYETSTNTLTDDDSRDAGSRSIGNIDASIFLLPYPESEVVQNPLLKEDPVEYHFTEERITDLF; encoded by the coding sequence ATGAAAACACATAAATTGATATACACTTTGGCGATCGCGTTTTCGTTGCTTGCAACTGCATGTGATTCGTTTTTGGAAGTTTCGCCGAACGATCAGATTACCGGTGATAATTTCTACCAGTCTGAGGAAGACTTCCAGGCAGCAACAGCGCCGCTTTACAACAAGGTTTGGTTTGACTTCAATGATAAGTTCTATTATGGCTTGGGTGACGGCCGCGCTTATAACTTGTATGCTCCCTATTCCGATTACATTTACCCGTTCAGTGATTTAACCGAGACCGGATTGACAGGACCTTTGGTTTCAGCCTGGCAATCTTTCTACAATGTTATCCAGCAATCGAATCGGGTTGTAATCGGGATTAAGGGGAGTAGTGTTGAAGACGAAACCAAAAACAAATACATTGCCGAGGCCCGCTTTATGCGTGGTGTGGCGTACTGGTATTTGGCTTCTCTTTGGGGAGATGTAATTCTTTGTGAGGATCCGAATGAATTGGTGAATAACCCGATTGTGAATACCAACCCGGTAGATCAGGTTTACGAATTTGTGATGCGCGATTTGGAGTTCGCGGCGAAGTATCTGCCCGAACAGGCGGTTAACGACGGCCGGTTGACCAAGTACAGCGCTTATGCCATGTTATCGCGTATTTATCTTTCGTACGCAGGCTTGAGTGGTAATCCGAATAGCGGGGCGAGAGATTCCGAATACCTGGATAAAGCTAAAAAGGCGGCAGAGGTTGCCATAAATGACGGGCCTTACCAATTGATGGAAGACTATGCAGACCTGTTCATGATTGAGAATAACAATAATTCGGAATCAATTTTTGCACTTCAATGGGTGCCATACCTGAATAATTCAACCGGTTACGGCGTCATCAACACACAGCAAGCCTATTTCGCTGCCGGTTCCGAAATTACGGGCGATGATGCTGCCTGGGGCTATTGGACCCGTGCTTCATACGATATTTTGGTTCAATATGAATCGGATGATGTGCGCCGGAAAGCGACCTGGATGGGCTATGGCGATCAATATGACGAAATCAACAAAGCGAACGGTGGCTACACCTACGAAAAAACCGAAACGGCGCTGAATGTGAAAAAAGGCGTTACCGGTTCAACAAAAGACAATGCCAAGATTGCACGCATGAACTCAGCTTTGAATACGTATATGATGCGTTTGGCTGAGGTTTATCTCAATTATGCCGAAGCTGTTTTAGGTAATTCCGCAGCTACAACCGACGCAACTGCTTTAGGCTATGTGAATGAGCTTCGTGATCGTGCCGGCTTGGAAGATCTGACTGAACTAACCGACAAGAATCTTCACAAAGAACGTCGAATTGAGTTGTGTATGGAGGGCCAATACTGGTATGATCTTGTTCGTCGTGCCTATTACGAACAACAGGAAGTAATCAACGACATTATTCTGCAGGATCGGGGAACAATCCAACCATTCACCTACGAAACTTCAACAAACACGCTGACCGATGATGATAGCAGAGACGCGGGATCCCGCTCAATCGGCAACATCGATGCTAGTATTTTCCTGTTGCCCTATCCGGAATCGGAAGTGGTACAGAACCCGCTGTTGAAGGAAGATCCTGTTGAATATCATTTTACAGAAGAGCGAATTACTGATCTGTTCTAA
- a CDS encoding glycan-binding surface protein, which produces MKYIFSTKYRWASIVFLGLLLVGTMFPSCKDDDNTGGPITITKVYLEDASSAVPDREVAFARLGQLLRVEGSGFTGLREVYINGYSTYFNPVLVSDNSMLVSVSRDTPTVDADPELRNTIQMLNDSYNVTFDFEIRAEAPEISSISNTLPLAGESITVYGSGLVEVNKVVFPGDIEVTDGIVSDDDGEFFTVTVPDGVSDEGGSLFIECSNGGAYSPAYFNFKNGIILDFDGMGSQGYWGSAASMIRPEDLASGSIGTGNVSQGTYVPHRPTRISSFPAAKTRNSEVWTAGNGVDDWRGQLTPYIPATTPLDEVAFQFDIYVPEEWSGSGYLKVCLVNGFNGGEWSGLCYNYVPWIVDEEVEPYKTEGWTTVTIPLTAFYSFEDGDFTFEDVLAARESSSYKNFGFYFENSDFNLGNITGSDSDSETEFLSAETSVDVYTDNWRVVSLVTPVYSDFPDEE; this is translated from the coding sequence ATGAAATACATTTTTTCAACAAAATACCGTTGGGCTTCAATTGTTTTTCTCGGATTGTTGCTGGTCGGAACTATGTTTCCCTCTTGCAAGGATGACGACAATACCGGTGGCCCGATTACAATCACTAAAGTTTACCTGGAGGATGCTTCTTCCGCAGTGCCCGATCGCGAGGTTGCATTTGCCCGTTTGGGACAGTTGTTGCGCGTGGAAGGTTCTGGTTTTACAGGCTTACGGGAAGTTTACATCAACGGCTATTCGACTTACTTTAATCCTGTGCTGGTTTCAGATAACTCGATGCTGGTGAGCGTGTCGCGCGATACCCCGACCGTTGATGCCGATCCTGAGCTTCGCAACACAATTCAGATGCTAAACGACAGCTACAACGTCACATTTGATTTTGAGATTCGGGCTGAAGCTCCCGAGATTAGCAGTATCTCAAACACTTTGCCTTTGGCCGGTGAGTCGATCACTGTTTATGGCAGCGGTCTGGTCGAAGTAAATAAGGTTGTTTTCCCGGGTGACATCGAGGTGACCGATGGAATTGTATCCGATGACGACGGAGAATTCTTTACGGTAACCGTACCTGATGGAGTTTCGGACGAAGGTGGGTCTTTGTTTATCGAATGTTCGAATGGTGGAGCCTATTCTCCCGCTTACTTCAACTTCAAGAATGGAATTATTCTTGACTTTGACGGCATGGGATCGCAGGGTTACTGGGGGAGTGCTGCGAGCATGATTCGCCCGGAAGATTTGGCATCGGGCAGCATCGGTACCGGAAATGTTTCCCAGGGAACTTATGTGCCGCATCGCCCCACTCGAATCAGTTCGTTCCCTGCTGCTAAAACCCGGAACTCGGAAGTCTGGACAGCCGGTAATGGTGTCGACGATTGGCGTGGACAATTGACACCGTACATTCCGGCAACAACACCGTTGGATGAAGTAGCATTTCAGTTTGATATTTATGTGCCTGAGGAGTGGTCCGGTTCGGGTTACCTGAAAGTTTGTCTCGTGAATGGTTTCAACGGTGGCGAGTGGAGCGGACTTTGCTACAATTACGTCCCTTGGATTGTGGATGAAGAGGTGGAGCCATACAAAACTGAGGGCTGGACAACTGTAACCATTCCGCTTACCGCTTTCTACAGTTTCGAAGATGGCGATTTCACTTTCGAAGACGTGTTGGCTGCCCGCGAGTCGTCCAGTTACAAAAACTTCGGTTTCTATTTCGAAAATTCTGATTTCAACCTGGGAAATATTACCGGCAGCGACAGCGATAGTGAGACTGAATTCCTTTCAGCTGAAACCTCGGTTGACGTTTACACGGATAACTGGCGGGTTGTTTCGCTGGTAACGCCCGTCTACAGTGATTTCCCGGATGAAGAATAA
- a CDS encoding endo-1,4-beta-xylanase, with protein MNYKNILPFAALAAMMFSSCEDQIMDWTKDPSKGEVTVAELPLELAEKIERYDALKTYTDFTLGVGIGLDLYMNDETYRNIANANFDEVTVGYAMKHAAMVESDGSIDFDPVDAFITKTKEAGLSTFGHTLVWHQNQNAAYLNNLIAATIIPGQAGTNIISNGDFEAGTLDPWGGWGNGSTREVSASGGGLGGSGYAMVLTNPTAANLWSAQQLYTFDAPLEQGKEYNCSFWVKASSSAVIQVELQSANYSANYSGGIDVGTTWTQVNLTFTPTAADRTRFIFDFGQSAATFYIDDVVFMEAPTNMVSNGDFETATLDPWGGWGNGSSRAVSADGEGFDGAGYAMVLTNPTAANLWSAQQVYWFDQALEQDKEYNLSFMVKATSSAAIQIQLQSDDYSANYYGGISVGTSWSQVQLTVTPSTATRTKLVIDFGQTAASYYFDDIVFTAEGGGSGPTIIEKTDEEKAEIIGDAMESWIGGMVDHYKADIHAWDVVNEPMKGSGDVRDGSDDYTAGEEPDDYFSWPLYLGKDYAVMAFNLARQYGNIDDKLFINDYNLESSPAKLQGLIDYVTYIEAQGATVDGIGTQMHISTSTDKDLIKQMFQKLADSGKLIKISELDIVVGTASPTADQLAAQADMYQYVIDQYREIIPSAQQYGVTIWGISDNEQEHEYWLSGDAPNLWDANYNRKHAYKGAADGLAGKDVSEDFSGELQY; from the coding sequence ATGAACTACAAAAATATATTACCCTTCGCCGCATTGGCGGCCATGATGTTCAGCTCGTGCGAAGACCAGATCATGGACTGGACAAAGGATCCCTCGAAGGGAGAAGTGACAGTGGCCGAGCTTCCGTTGGAGCTGGCCGAAAAGATTGAGCGCTACGACGCGTTGAAAACCTACACCGATTTCACCCTGGGAGTTGGTATTGGATTGGATCTTTATATGAATGACGAAACCTATCGCAACATCGCCAATGCGAATTTCGATGAGGTGACTGTTGGATATGCGATGAAGCATGCCGCAATGGTTGAATCTGATGGTTCGATTGATTTTGACCCGGTGGACGCTTTCATTACCAAAACCAAAGAAGCAGGCTTGAGTACATTTGGACACACTTTGGTGTGGCATCAGAACCAGAACGCGGCCTATCTGAATAACCTCATCGCAGCGACAATTATTCCAGGACAAGCGGGAACGAACATCATCAGTAATGGTGACTTTGAAGCCGGAACATTGGATCCCTGGGGTGGATGGGGTAACGGCTCCACCCGCGAGGTTTCCGCGAGTGGTGGCGGTCTGGGAGGCTCCGGTTATGCCATGGTGCTGACTAACCCAACTGCCGCTAATCTTTGGAGTGCTCAACAGCTTTACACTTTCGACGCGCCGTTGGAGCAGGGCAAAGAATATAATTGTTCCTTCTGGGTGAAAGCAAGTTCCTCGGCTGTGATTCAAGTGGAACTTCAAAGTGCCAACTATTCCGCGAATTATTCCGGAGGAATCGACGTTGGAACAACCTGGACACAAGTGAACCTGACCTTTACGCCAACAGCAGCCGATCGCACTCGTTTTATCTTCGACTTCGGGCAATCGGCAGCGACCTTCTATATCGACGATGTGGTGTTTATGGAGGCGCCAACAAATATGGTTAGTAATGGTGATTTTGAAACTGCGACTCTGGATCCCTGGGGCGGTTGGGGCAACGGTTCGTCGAGAGCTGTCTCTGCAGATGGTGAAGGATTTGACGGAGCAGGTTATGCGATGGTTCTGACAAACCCAACAGCTGCAAACCTTTGGAGCGCTCAGCAGGTTTACTGGTTCGATCAGGCCTTGGAACAGGATAAAGAATACAACCTCTCGTTTATGGTGAAAGCAACCTCTAGTGCTGCTATTCAAATCCAGTTACAAAGCGACGACTACAGTGCGAACTATTACGGCGGTATCAGTGTCGGCACCAGCTGGTCGCAGGTTCAATTAACCGTAACTCCGTCGACAGCTACCCGCACGAAACTGGTGATCGACTTTGGGCAGACTGCTGCTAGCTATTATTTTGATGATATTGTCTTTACGGCAGAGGGTGGAGGTTCCGGCCCGACAATCATAGAAAAGACTGATGAGGAGAAAGCCGAAATCATCGGGGATGCCATGGAAAGCTGGATTGGAGGAATGGTTGATCATTACAAAGCAGATATTCACGCCTGGGATGTGGTAAACGAACCGATGAAAGGTAGCGGGGATGTTCGCGACGGTTCCGATGATTATACAGCGGGTGAAGAGCCCGACGATTACTTCTCCTGGCCGTTGTACCTGGGCAAAGACTACGCTGTCATGGCTTTCAACCTGGCTCGTCAGTATGGTAACATCGACGACAAACTGTTCATCAATGATTACAATCTGGAGTCCAGCCCGGCAAAGCTTCAGGGGCTGATAGATTATGTAACCTACATTGAAGCACAGGGAGCAACCGTTGACGGAATCGGAACCCAAATGCACATTTCAACCAGCACGGATAAGGACCTGATCAAACAAATGTTCCAGAAACTGGCCGATTCGGGTAAGTTGATTAAGATCTCCGAGTTGGATATTGTTGTGGGCACGGCCTCTCCAACAGCAGATCAACTCGCTGCACAGGCTGATATGTATCAATATGTGATCGATCAGTACCGCGAGATCATCCCTTCTGCGCAGCAATACGGAGTTACCATTTGGGGAATTTCGGATAATGAGCAGGAACACGAGTATTGGTTGAGTGGTGATGCACCAAACTTGTGGGATGCAAACTATAACCGGAAACATGCTTACAAAGGGGCAGCCGATGGCTTGGCCGGCAAAGATGTGAGCGAAGATTTCTCGGGCGAATTGCAATATTGA
- a CDS encoding RNA polymerase sigma-70 factor codes for MGVLDRNNFGLTDESSFERFFKANYQLACLIALRYVKSEQIADDIVQEVFVALWQKRDELTIRSSLKSYLFNMVRNRSLNYLRDEKQMDEITESAVSSELIDDPNNNFSEEELAVHISKAIDELPAQCKKVFLLAYHERLTYNEIASTLNLSKNTIKTQMGIAYKMIRFKLSAYFLNLFSFSFGRRKK; via the coding sequence ATGGGAGTCCTCGATCGAAATAACTTTGGTTTGACAGACGAATCGTCCTTTGAACGATTTTTCAAAGCGAATTACCAGCTGGCATGTCTAATTGCTCTGCGCTATGTAAAAAGCGAGCAGATTGCCGACGATATTGTGCAGGAAGTCTTTGTGGCACTTTGGCAGAAAAGAGATGAGTTGACGATTCGATCCAGCCTGAAAAGTTACCTTTTCAATATGGTACGTAACCGAAGTTTGAATTACCTGAGGGATGAGAAACAGATGGACGAGATTACGGAATCAGCTGTTTCATCAGAATTGATCGATGATCCCAACAATAATTTCTCAGAAGAAGAATTGGCTGTTCATATTTCCAAAGCAATCGATGAGCTGCCTGCCCAGTGTAAAAAGGTCTTTCTGTTAGCTTATCATGAGCGTCTCACCTACAACGAAATTGCGTCGACTCTGAATTTGTCCAAGAACACCATTAAAACACAAATGGGCATTGCTTACAAAATGATTCGCTTCAAACTTTCCGCTTATTTCCTGAATCTTTTTAGTTTTTCGTTCGGTCGACGAAAAAAATAA